A window of Aptenodytes patagonicus chromosome 1, bAptPat1.pri.cur, whole genome shotgun sequence genomic DNA:
GAAATCTGGAGACCCTGAAGCACGCCTCTTTGATGCAAGTTAGTAATTACGGGCTGCAAGCTTATAAAATAACACCACCTACTGCAGGACCTTGAATAGTACTGTGTGCGTATTTTTAAGAACCGTGGCCAAAGTTAGGAAGCCGCTGCTGTATCAAATGATAAAGTAGTTTTTGTTCCAGGGAGCATAAATTCCAGCGTTTAACGCGCTGTGAGCCTCTCCCACACTAGACACACTGTAGAGGAGTTAATCTTAATGACTGTATGTTGTGAGAAGATCAGAGGGATATGGttgctgaaaatgaatgtttatCCCTGCTGCATGCTTGCAGAGAGGAGTAAACACCAGTAGGAGTTCGAAGGAATAGACGTATCAGTAGAGGGACATAAAAGCTGGAGGCACTATGTgcgggagaaagaaaaagaaggatagGCTATCGTAGTGGGATTGAAGACTGTTAAGGGTTCCTACGAACAGGCCAAAGGCAGAAATGCAAAATTGAGCTGAAAACCCTCAATTTCTCAACAAGATACAGGCTGTAGTCGGGAGGTCACAGAAAATACTGGTGTCAGTCTGAGGTATATAGAATAGCGGGGAAAAAGTGAAGCAGATAAATGAacgttgcttttcttcccttcctccttccctccggTATCTGCGTGGTGTCTTGCGCTGCAGCGTGTTCTAGCTGCAGTCTCTGTGTGGTGTTGACCGTGTTCCCACAGGGAGGTACTTGGAAAAGCTGAAGTTTCAGCCCTTTTGAAGGACCTGTGTAGCGCATCCAAGGTACAGGGCATGCGTAAAAGAGATGGCACAAGTACTCGGGCCCGGAAAATCAGGCAAATGGGTCTTGTTGCCGAGGGATGGCAAGTATAAGCCTTGTACCGGGCTTGGTGGCCCAGAGCACCAAAGATGAAGCCAGGATCGCCCAGCCTTACAGTTGACGGCTGTCTTTAATTGACAAACTGGCAGCTTTCATGAAGCAGGagattgtattttcttaaattttttaataTAGGCGTAGGTTTGGGTGTTTCTGAAATGGTACTTCTTCTTCCAAGGTCACGACTGTCAGACCGTCGATCTGCTGTCCCAAACCTGCTCTGTATAAGCATACGTCCTCTAAAGATCTGCTCTCAGATCTAAAACCTGAACCAACAGGGTGCACAAACACAGCGAGTGTCCGCATCCTTTCATTACTGGAGTATCGCAAATGCTTCGTGTAAATCGTCATGAAGCGCAGGTAAGAGATACTGCCTTTTTGTGCAGGGAACAAAAAGGCTGACTTAAGATGGTAGCAAAATTCCAGTTGGAAGGTACCTCGCAGGTCTCTAGACCGACCTCCTGCTCAATGCAGGGCCAGcgctgaggtcagaccaggttgctcaggactttgtccaggcgggtcttgaaaacctccgaGGACAGGGACAGCTCAGcctttctgggcagcctgctctgctgcctggctgtcTTCGTGGGGAGAAGGTTATATGCAGAATACAGTCTtgtatccagtctgaacctctcttctTTCAGCTTATGCCTGTTGTCACTTCTCTTCCCACCTTGCACTGCCGTGAGGAGccagcctggctccatctgctCAATTATCTGTCACAGGTAGGTACTGTGGGGCTGCTCTTAGGTCCACCTGAAGCTGTCCCTCCTCATGGGGCGAGCGCTCCAGCCCCAACCACCTTGGTGGCTCTCTGCTGACCTCGCTTTACTTAATTGTTCTTGCTTGTGTCAGGGGGCCCGAAACTGGACCCCACTCTCGATGTGGTCCCGTGCTTAGTGGAGGTGTGTAATCCCTTCCCTTGGTCAAGCTGTGCTTCGGTTCGTACAGCCCAGGGCACCCTTCGCTGCCTTTGCTGCTTGGGCACACAGCTGGCTCATGTTGAGCGTGCTTCTTGGGTAGGAACCATTTGCCACGTCTACCTGCTGTAGCGGTTAAAGTATATTCAAACAAATCTTCAATGCAATCTGCGGTAGCAGTGTAGAAATGTGCTGGTTTAagaataaatctgtatttctgtgctaTTGCTCTGCTGCAGGTTCCCTTACTGCTTCAGATTTGGTAATTAATACTGTAGTGTGAGTAGATCAATACAATTCTAATAATAGCACCAGGATGTCTTAATCACAGGTACAAGGTACTAGCTATAAAAAATGcaccatatttaaaacaaacacacacacgcacccccgcCCCCCGTGCTCTTTGTTATTTCTCCTTTAGCCCCTAGTGATATGCTTGAGGGTCCTTTTGAACCACTCTAAACCACTTACTTTTCTCCCCTGTGTCTTGAAACGGCTGGACGAACCCAACAACTCTGAAGCTAAGGCTCCCCAAAAGCTTTACTATATGATTGATTAAAAGGATCTGCTTATTGTGCATGAACTTGCATCAGATTTTATAAACGACACGCCATTTTAAAAACGTGATGGAATGTGCATATTCTTACTCCAGACCCTGCGTTTAAGCTAATATATAGCTTCAATAGAAGTATTCATTACAGCAGCTTGAGTTTTACAGATTGTTTGCAACTGTAAAGGCTAAAATGAAGTAGTACCAAgggcaaaaaaaagttaaggatAGCTTACTGTTTTCCCTCCTGTCACAAGAAACAGCCACTTTGGGGTCACATCGCCAAAGTTAAGAGCAATTATTCTGAAAGGATACGACACACTGTGATACACTCTTCTGGTAGATTAAACATACACAATATTTATTGCCAATACTCAATTCCAAAACTGCAAATTGTTAACAACCAATTTTGTACTGCTGTTAGACACATGAATTGATAGATAAAATCTGAAGCAGATAAAATCTTTGTTTAATTAGAAGCAAAATATTCAATCAGTGGCTCAAATCTAATCATCGCTCAGATACCTCAGTATCCATTTCTCTTATAAAACTTGGCTCTTGCAACCACGTCATTGGCGTAGTCATTGTGTGTTGTGCCAATATCCATTCTGTCATAGTTGCTGTCCCCTTGCTGTATTTTGCTAATGTAACATCATCAGTTGCATGACTGCTTCCTTTTCTGCATATTCCTTCATGTCTACCTGCGTTAATAACCTCAGCCGTATTTGTGTTGTAGCTGGAATAAAGGGATCCAGCCATGACGGCTTCAGCTGTAATCCGTGCCCAAGAATATAACCGTGTTTCCTCCGGAGAGGAccatacattttcaaaattaatgtgtTCCTTCCTTGGAGTTGCCGGGATAGCAGCTTTTTGCAGGTGGCTATAGAAACACAAGACAAATGCAACGGAGAGAGGTGGGGAAAATCCCACCCTTACTCCTTGCAACTGAAAAACGTCGTGACATTTGCCAGGCTTTCCAAAAGCGTGCTAGAAAGCGAACCACATCTTATTCCTCTGTTCCTTTTAGTGAGTGTCAAGAAATATTGTTCCACGCCTCAATAAAATGAACAGGGGGACTGGGATGTCTTTAGTTTTCCATAACGTGCTCGGTTTTACAGCGTTATCGTGCTTGACTCTTACGTGTGAAGCGTTTTAAAGCTGACAGAATTCTACCTTTGAGCTGCTGTTCCTTTGTCCATGTTGGGAATTTCTTCTGGATTTCCCTTATCATCCCGCATAAAATCTCTGTGCCTTCTGCTAAGTGCTCTTCACTGTCCCATGACCCGACAATCTTATGGTAACGTTTGTCAACCTGAAAGTGAGACAGCACTATCAGCACACCAGAAACCCCACCGTTTGTCCAGAGCTCTTCATTGCTTACAGGCTGCTCGTATTCCTTTTGATCTCTAAGCTCCTGGTTTACCTCTTTTGTAATTGTATAGAGAGGAAGCAAACTTAGCTCAAGGCGCAGGTGAAGCCAGCAGATGTGTGAATAGCAGACTATCGGGGCACTGAGGGGGAATGCCTGCCCTGCGTCCTTGTGTGCCAGAGCCTTAAAAATccaacacagctgctgctgctgctgtaaaggTGACAGGGTGCAGAAAGCAGGCTTACTGCTGCTTAAGCTTTTCCAGCTGCAAAGTgactgctcctctcctccccagctgcatCAAGGGTGGGAAAACCCCTGTTTCCTCTAGGGATCTCCCCTCGATCTCTGccccagttctcctcctcctcctcctcctcctcctcctcctcctcctcctcctcctcctcctcctcctcctcctccttctccacctgttATCCATGGGGTAGTAAAGCGCAAGTCTGAGGGGGCTGGAGCTGTTACAAAAGCAGATCCCAATGCGTGCAGCAAATGTTTAGGGATCGTAGGGATAAACGTACAACTTGGCAAACAAGTGAGGCGTGAATGTAGGCATGAATAATGACGCAAGATCCCGCGCTAGCCAGGCCCCTGTGGAGCATAAAGGGTAATTAACCTGACTGTATGTAGCTGCAGCCTACAGGCCTCCGtgcttagttaaaaaaaaaaatgcttcttaaaacaAGATTTATTATCATCTAAAGTATGAAATAGGAACAATTAATCTCTTCATTCCCGAGAGAGCGCTGGGAAGCAAGCGGCAGTTTCACGGTGCAAACGCAGTCTGCTCATGCCCTGACACTCACCAGGGTCCTTCCGCGGTGCCAGGAGCCGACAGCCGGGTCAGCCTTGGCTTTATTCTGGCCAAAGAATTGGCTGAAAAGGTCTCGGGGGTTGCGTTTCAACAGGGcccctccctgctgcttttctgactttctgcttcaaaGGAAGGATGAGGTTTGTGTTTTTAAGAAGGTTGACCGTACCTGCATTAAACCAAATGCATTTCCGTGGTCGCCCCAGCCATCCTTCAGCACTGTCCCGGCGTGTGACTCTCGAGAGATAATACCAGCAATCACAGCTGGATCAACGCACTTGCTGTTGCCAACTTTTGTAATCTTGGCGTGGTATTTCTCCATGTTCTTCAAATCTCCTTCTGCAATCTTCTCCGAGGCAGAAACTCCTACAACACAATGTGCCTGACTTTTCCTTTCgtttttaaaatcagaaacaagTTGTTCTAACAAACCGCCATTATGAGTGAGCTGACATTTGGAATCCTTCTGGATCTATTTAGAGGGAAGCAATGATAGAATTGACCAATTTTGCTGAAGGGTAAAAGTGCCCTAGAAATCAATACACAGATGatataaaagactttttttcaaatacagaggGCGGTTCTCCAGCGTGCAGACTAAAAGGCGGGTCTTCTTGTTTTCAGTCTAAGCCTTTGGGTGGATTAGTCCCAGATGTAGTTCCTTTTAATAGAGGACCATAATGGGGAAGTGTTCAGAAACTTAGGTCATGAGGGAAACCCTCttaagggagagagaaaagcaggctCGATGGCAGGGCTTGGATGTACCCAGCAGACCTCGCATTTTCTCTGTGATGGGCTTGAATATTCCTTAGAACATCTCAAAGGCAACTCTATTCCCGACATACATAAACTTATGTGCCCACGTAGGATCTTTGTTGGTTGTGGAAAAATTTCCTCGCATGGCAATGACTGATAGCCAAAGACCAGGATCTGTAATAGGCATGAGCCTGTGCATGGATGTAAGGGGAGATGAACAACGAATTAGTGCCTACCTGCATAGCTCAGACCTTCTGGTTTCGCAGTTGCCTCCGAAGCTCCAGTTGTGTCAACATTCAGTATATTCC
This region includes:
- the LOC143170836 gene encoding lysozyme g-like, which produces MSGCLERYGNILNVDTTGASEATAKPEGLSYAGVSASEKIAEGDLKNMEKYHAKITKVGNSKCVDPAVIAGIISRESHAGTVLKDGWGDHGNAFGLMQVDKRYHKIVGSWDSEEHLAEGTEILCGMIREIQKKFPTWTKEQQLKGRILSALKRFTRKSQAR